One Ostrea edulis chromosome 2, xbOstEdul1.1, whole genome shotgun sequence genomic region harbors:
- the LOC130046392 gene encoding DNA polymerase III PolC-type-like isoform X1: protein MVAVCNGFENSQLELLWDLHLVKVFKEHGLSPGHHTLKYSEKMDMKRQKRQERSKLPEKKRRRLDLKQERITHKGANEAAEGDTHQSEVGLSDQVDIHTIPDAVPKPGFTKVDHLNKVQENRVIIDLETTGLIQPGLMPHITQIAAQVMDSDAEFSCYVSPKVPINEKAEQITGISWDGEHMTVHGKQVATVSITEALSKILKFLKSISNVILIAHNGSVFDFRVLSYAICRVGMMNEFSNHVLAFVDSLSSLRSKVPNLRSYKQEFLAEYFCQESYNAHDAVHDVKMLAKILCASGMTKVDYVKHSYASNCHFLQEKFNLAKAKNIGTLHCLVASGVLELATAENIAGSGLNLQHLKLVWQRDGEDGLRNIFTAKNCIEKPRVTKDKKLLGNIIPKLCSFFEQ from the exons atggtggccgtttgcaatggcttcgaaaatagccaacttgaattactgtgggatttacaccttgtaaag GTATTTAAAGAACACGGATTATCCCCTGGTCATCATACACTGAAATATTCGGAGAAGATGGACATGAAAAGACAGAAGAGACAGGAAAGATCAAAGTTGCCTGAAAAGAAGCGCCGTCGATTGGATTTGAAGCAGGAGAGAATTACCCACAAAGGAGCCAACGAAGCAGCTGAAGGAGATACACATCAATCAG AAGTTGGACTTTCTGACCAAGTCGACATCCATACTATTCCTGATGCAGTTCCCAAACCAGGATTCACCAAAGTCGACCACCTGAACAAAGTTCAAGAGAATAGGGTCATTATCGACCTAGAAACTACAGGATTGA TTCAGCCTGGACTAATGCCTCATATCACACAGATTGCTGCACAAGTTATGGATTCTGATGCCGAGTTTTCATGTTATGTTTCACCTAAAGTACCCATCAATGAAAAAGCTGAGCAGATAACTGGTATATCCTGGGATGGTGAACACATGACTGTGCACGGAAAGCAAGTGGCAACTGTATCGATAACAGAAGCActttcaaaaattttaaaatttttgaagAGCATTAGCAATGTTATTTTAATTGCACACAATGGAAGCGTTTTTGACTTCCGTGTTCTATCCTATGCTATATGTAGAGTAGGAATGATGaatgaattttcaaatcatgTTTTAGCATTTGTGGATTCTTTGTCATCATTGCGTTCAAAAGTTCCAAACCTTCGTTCTTATAAGCAAGAATTTCTAGCAGAATATTTCTGTCAAGAATCTTACAATGCTCATGATGCAGTTCATGATGTCAAAATGTTAGCCAAGATTTTGTGTGCAAGTGGCATGACAAAAGTAGATTATGTAAAACATTCTTATGCATCaaattgtcattttttacaagaaaagttcAATCTTGCCAAGGCCAAAAATATTGGCACCCTACATTGTCTTGTTGCCAGTGGTGTACTCGAATTAGCTACTGCAGAAAATATCGCAGGCTCTGGCCTAAATCTACAACATTTGAAACTTGTTTGGCAGAGAGATGGTGAAGATGGtctgagaaatatttttactgCAAAAAATTGTATTGAGAAACCACGTGTTACCAAAGATAAAAAGTTGTTGGGAAATATTATTCCAAAGCTTTGTTCattttttgaacagtaa
- the LOC130046392 gene encoding DNA polymerase III PolC-type-like isoform X2, with product MDVYIFKVFKEHGLSPGHHTLKYSEKMDMKRQKRQERSKLPEKKRRRLDLKQERITHKGANEAAEGDTHQSEVGLSDQVDIHTIPDAVPKPGFTKVDHLNKVQENRVIIDLETTGLIQPGLMPHITQIAAQVMDSDAEFSCYVSPKVPINEKAEQITGISWDGEHMTVHGKQVATVSITEALSKILKFLKSISNVILIAHNGSVFDFRVLSYAICRVGMMNEFSNHVLAFVDSLSSLRSKVPNLRSYKQEFLAEYFCQESYNAHDAVHDVKMLAKILCASGMTKVDYVKHSYASNCHFLQEKFNLAKAKNIGTLHCLVASGVLELATAENIAGSGLNLQHLKLVWQRDGEDGLRNIFTAKNCIEKPRVTKDKKLLGNIIPKLCSFFEQ from the exons ATGGATGTGTATATTTTCAAA GTATTTAAAGAACACGGATTATCCCCTGGTCATCATACACTGAAATATTCGGAGAAGATGGACATGAAAAGACAGAAGAGACAGGAAAGATCAAAGTTGCCTGAAAAGAAGCGCCGTCGATTGGATTTGAAGCAGGAGAGAATTACCCACAAAGGAGCCAACGAAGCAGCTGAAGGAGATACACATCAATCAG AAGTTGGACTTTCTGACCAAGTCGACATCCATACTATTCCTGATGCAGTTCCCAAACCAGGATTCACCAAAGTCGACCACCTGAACAAAGTTCAAGAGAATAGGGTCATTATCGACCTAGAAACTACAGGATTGA TTCAGCCTGGACTAATGCCTCATATCACACAGATTGCTGCACAAGTTATGGATTCTGATGCCGAGTTTTCATGTTATGTTTCACCTAAAGTACCCATCAATGAAAAAGCTGAGCAGATAACTGGTATATCCTGGGATGGTGAACACATGACTGTGCACGGAAAGCAAGTGGCAACTGTATCGATAACAGAAGCActttcaaaaattttaaaatttttgaagAGCATTAGCAATGTTATTTTAATTGCACACAATGGAAGCGTTTTTGACTTCCGTGTTCTATCCTATGCTATATGTAGAGTAGGAATGATGaatgaattttcaaatcatgTTTTAGCATTTGTGGATTCTTTGTCATCATTGCGTTCAAAAGTTCCAAACCTTCGTTCTTATAAGCAAGAATTTCTAGCAGAATATTTCTGTCAAGAATCTTACAATGCTCATGATGCAGTTCATGATGTCAAAATGTTAGCCAAGATTTTGTGTGCAAGTGGCATGACAAAAGTAGATTATGTAAAACATTCTTATGCATCaaattgtcattttttacaagaaaagttcAATCTTGCCAAGGCCAAAAATATTGGCACCCTACATTGTCTTGTTGCCAGTGGTGTACTCGAATTAGCTACTGCAGAAAATATCGCAGGCTCTGGCCTAAATCTACAACATTTGAAACTTGTTTGGCAGAGAGATGGTGAAGATGGtctgagaaatatttttactgCAAAAAATTGTATTGAGAAACCACGTGTTACCAAAGATAAAAAGTTGTTGGGAAATATTATTCCAAAGCTTTGTTCattttttgaacagtaa